The Candidatus Zixiibacteriota bacterium nucleotide sequence TAATCAATGTCCGTTTCATCCAAAATCAATGGCGGAGAAATGCGGATTGTGTGGCCATGGCTGTCATTTGCCAGTATACCAAGTTCAAGCAGTTTTTTGCAGTAAACCATAGCATCGCCGCCATGCACTTCGATGCCAATAAACAAACCTCGTCCGCGGACTTCTTTGACATGGGATGACCGGCTTGCAATAGTCTCAATTTTGCGTCTGAGGATAGCCCCCATCTTCGCGGCCCGGCCCGGGAGGTCATCGTTTATGAGCACGTCAAGCGCGGCTATACCGGCGACACAAGCCAACGGATAGCCGCCGTACGTTGAGCCATCGCGTCCGGGTTGGAATACAAGGTCCATAACTTTTGTGTTGCAGACAAAAGCCGAGACGGGCACAAGTCCGCCTGAGAGGGCTTTGCCGAGTGTGATGCCGGCGGGCACGACATTCTCATGTTCAAAGCAGAACATTTTGCCGGTACGTCCAAGTCCTACCTGGATTTCATCGAAAAGAAGGAGCATATCATGTTTGTCGCAGAGGTCGCGAAGACCTTGAAGGAATCCAGCCGGCGGCTGATACATGCCGCCCTCGCCCTGCATCGGCTCAACCCAGATTGCGCAGGTGTTTTTGTTCACTGCTTTTTCTACCGCTGAGAGATCGCCATACGGAACGGTCACAAAGCCCGGCGTGAGCGGACCAAAACCTTCCTTATATTTTTTCGATGAAGAGTAAGAGACAGTCGTAATCATGCGGCCATGGAAGTTATTTTCGAAAACTATGACTTCCTGTTTTCCATCGGGGATGCCTTTGGTTTTCCAACCATAGAATCGAGCGGCTTTGATTGCCGTCTCGCAAGACTCTACTCCGCCATTTTTGAGCAGGACTTTGTTGCCATGGTCGCCAAATCGCGTACCAAGCTGTGGGACGGTTGTCGCGAGCTTTTTGAGAAATACGCCGAGCGGATCGGTATAGACGACATTTGATATCACCGAAGCATATTCCCCCTGCAAGGCATCGACAAGAGCCTGTACAATGCGCGGGTGGTGATGACCTTGGTTCGCGGCAGAATAGGCCGCGAGGCAGTCAAGATATTCACGGTCTTCGATATCGGTCAGCCAGACCCCGCTTGCTTTGCGCACGACCATCTCGAGTCGGCCATAATGGTTTGCGCCGTATACGCCTTCAAAATCAATAATCTGATTGTCTGGGATTTGCGAGAAACCAGTGGCAGTTTTG carries:
- the rocD gene encoding ornithine--oxo-acid transaminase gives rise to the protein MHTIKAPNKTATGFSQIPDNQIIDFEGVYGANHYGRLEMVVRKASGVWLTDIEDREYLDCLAAYSAANQGHHHPRIVQALVDALQGEYASVISNVVYTDPLGVFLKKLATTVPQLGTRFGDHGNKVLLKNGGVESCETAIKAARFYGWKTKGIPDGKQEVIVFENNFHGRMITTVSYSSSKKYKEGFGPLTPGFVTVPYGDLSAVEKAVNKNTCAIWVEPMQGEGGMYQPPAGFLQGLRDLCDKHDMLLLFDEIQVGLGRTGKMFCFEHENVVPAGITLGKALSGGLVPVSAFVCNTKVMDLVFQPGRDGSTYGGYPLACVAGIAALDVLINDDLPGRAAKMGAILRRKIETIASRSSHVKEVRGRGLFIGIEVHGGDAMVYCKKLLELGILANDSHGHTIRISPPLILDETDIDYIAERLEKILVD